In Synechococcus sp. A18-25c, a single window of DNA contains:
- a CDS encoding LCP family protein, producing the protein MKGEAARSEASSKQRERWLGSRPFRTILRIAAAVGGAALMAGGLGLIWPEPDPMAETPPTADDPASLAPLPKQPVMVLVVGLDGDGLNDMSNQAAPLGPANADSLMLLNVSAGGPLQVLQLPIELAVNLPGQDELQSLSATYRQGGVSLTADVIAEVVGLDEGKPDRYVVMPREALRTLVDGLGEVDVTLNQTYSRQDLAQNYSVNLQAGRQTLNGQQAEQLARHKANPGDEEDRRRRQQKLLSGIHDQLNQPNAITLLPTVVGALSLQIETDLTPPEILSLAAGVLSSQEAPEISQLQLAPRVGQQLLRELKPDQPLPLWPLLANEGAGS; encoded by the coding sequence ATGAAGGGTGAGGCAGCGAGGAGCGAGGCATCCTCGAAACAGCGTGAGCGCTGGCTGGGTAGTCGCCCCTTCCGCACCATCCTCCGCATTGCTGCTGCTGTGGGCGGAGCCGCCCTAATGGCGGGAGGTCTGGGACTCATCTGGCCTGAACCGGATCCCATGGCGGAAACACCGCCCACTGCCGACGATCCCGCCAGCTTGGCACCGCTTCCCAAGCAGCCCGTGATGGTGCTCGTGGTGGGACTCGATGGCGACGGTCTCAATGACATGAGCAACCAAGCCGCACCTCTTGGACCCGCCAACGCTGACAGCCTGATGCTGCTCAACGTCAGTGCCGGCGGACCCTTACAAGTGCTTCAACTACCGATCGAGCTGGCGGTGAACCTGCCGGGTCAAGACGAGCTTCAATCCCTTTCAGCCACCTACCGGCAGGGAGGTGTCTCCCTCACTGCTGATGTGATTGCTGAAGTGGTGGGCCTCGATGAAGGGAAACCGGATCGCTACGTGGTGATGCCCCGTGAAGCGCTCAGGACTCTGGTGGATGGGCTTGGTGAAGTCGACGTCACCCTCAATCAGACCTATTCGCGTCAAGATCTCGCTCAGAACTACAGCGTCAATCTTCAAGCAGGTCGGCAGACCTTGAATGGTCAACAGGCGGAGCAATTGGCGCGACATAAAGCCAATCCAGGTGATGAAGAAGATCGGCGCCGGCGTCAGCAGAAGCTGTTGAGCGGGATTCACGATCAACTCAATCAACCGAATGCCATCACCCTCCTGCCAACAGTGGTCGGTGCGCTGTCATTGCAGATCGAGACGGATCTAACCCCCCCGGAGATCCTCAGCCTTGCTGCTGGAGTCCTGAGTAGCCAAGAGGCTCCCGAGATCAGTCAGCTCCAACTGGCGCCGCGGGTCGGTCAACAGCTGCTTCGGGAGCTTAAACCTGACCAGCCACTGCCGCTCTGGCCGTTGCTTGCCAACGAAGGCGCAGGCAGCTGA
- the malQ gene encoding 4-alpha-glucanotransferase yields the protein MSQSTGLKSRRRVGVLLHPTALPGSPTCGGLGASARQWIHALARHGIGVWQVLPLAPPDGTGSPYSSPSSFALNPWLLDATDLVDEGFLSRADEAALPGAGIVRPRLDFQLALERAGGLGRGLRRCWSQQDPARHRAFHHWRNDQARWLEDHAAFMVLREQYNHQPWWQWAAGLARHDQDVLQAWKGDHQDDLLEQELLQWHLDRQWQRLRCLGAQLGVEILGDLPFYVARDSADVWSHRDLFSIAADGCLREQSGVPPDYFSATGQLWGTPVYSWGRHRRTRFRWWRDRLKRQWALVDQLRLDHFRALASYWSVPGSDDTAMRGRWRRSPGAELLGLLRRDAGGRLPLVAEDLGVITPDVERLRDRFHLPGMKVLQFAFDGNPNNPYLPANIQGSQWVVYPGTHDNPTSLGWWQRLDEGSRQRFAACVDGPVDAPGWQLLELGMASTAQLVIAPLQDLLHLDDAARFNTPGTVGGNWDWRLASLDEAVDGALLGYGLRAEAWERR from the coding sequence ATGTCGCAATCCACTGGCCTGAAGTCGCGCCGCAGAGTCGGCGTTCTTCTCCACCCGACTGCACTGCCCGGCAGCCCCACCTGTGGAGGTCTTGGCGCTTCGGCGCGTCAGTGGATCCATGCTCTGGCACGGCATGGCATTGGGGTGTGGCAGGTGTTGCCCCTTGCACCTCCGGATGGCACGGGGTCGCCCTACAGCTCTCCATCCAGTTTTGCTCTCAATCCCTGGTTGCTCGATGCGACGGACCTCGTGGACGAGGGATTCCTGTCGCGCGCGGATGAAGCGGCACTGCCAGGTGCTGGCATCGTTCGTCCCCGGCTGGATTTTCAGTTGGCCCTGGAGCGGGCGGGCGGCCTCGGTCGCGGCTTGCGACGGTGCTGGTCGCAGCAAGACCCTGCGCGACATCGAGCCTTCCATCACTGGCGCAACGATCAAGCCCGTTGGCTGGAGGATCATGCGGCCTTCATGGTGCTGCGGGAGCAGTACAACCATCAGCCCTGGTGGCAGTGGGCAGCAGGGTTGGCCCGGCACGATCAGGACGTGTTGCAGGCCTGGAAAGGTGATCATCAAGATGATCTGCTGGAGCAGGAGCTGCTCCAGTGGCACCTCGATCGCCAGTGGCAGCGGCTTCGCTGTCTTGGCGCACAGTTGGGCGTAGAGATCCTCGGTGATCTGCCTTTTTATGTCGCTCGCGACAGCGCCGATGTTTGGAGTCACCGCGACCTGTTTTCGATCGCTGCCGATGGATGCCTCCGTGAACAGAGCGGTGTACCGCCGGATTACTTTTCAGCGACCGGCCAACTCTGGGGGACGCCGGTCTACAGCTGGGGACGTCACCGGCGCACGCGATTCCGTTGGTGGCGTGATCGGCTGAAGCGTCAGTGGGCGCTGGTGGATCAACTACGCCTCGACCATTTTCGTGCCCTGGCCTCCTACTGGTCCGTTCCCGGCAGTGATGACACCGCCATGCGGGGGCGATGGCGACGTTCACCTGGTGCAGAGCTGCTCGGGTTGCTCCGACGTGATGCCGGAGGCCGGTTGCCGCTGGTGGCGGAAGATCTGGGTGTGATCACGCCGGATGTGGAGCGGCTGCGGGATCGGTTTCATCTTCCAGGGATGAAGGTGTTGCAGTTCGCTTTTGATGGGAATCCCAACAACCCCTATCTCCCCGCAAACATTCAAGGTTCTCAGTGGGTCGTCTACCCGGGAACCCATGACAACCCCACCAGTCTGGGTTGGTGGCAGCGGCTGGATGAGGGATCCCGGCAGCGCTTTGCTGCGTGCGTGGATGGTCCAGTCGACGCGCCTGGATGGCAATTACTGGAGCTCGGCATGGCCTCCACCGCTCAGCTTGTGATTGCTCCGCTCCAAGACTTGTTGCATCTGGATGACGCAGCCCGTTTCAACACTCCGGGCACGGTCGGTGGCAACTGGGATTGGCGGCTTGCGTCGTTGGATGAGGCCGTTGATGGAGCGCTTCTGGGTTACGGCTTGCGCGCCGAGGCCTGGGAAAGGCGATAA
- a CDS encoding ribose-phosphate pyrophosphokinase, which produces MTGFLTAARAEQEKIQHDTRRLRLFSGTSNPGLSREIAAYLGVPDGPRVCKRFADGELYVQIQESIRGCDVFLIQPTCAPVNDHLMELLIMVDACRRASARQITAVVPYYGYARADRKTAGRESITAKLTANLLVTSGVDRVLAMDLHSAQIQGYFDIPCDHIYGSPVLADYLSDQDLGDLVVVSPDVGGVARARAFAKQMDDAPLAIIDKRRTGHNMAESLTVIGDVDGRTAILIDDMIDTGGTICAGARLLRQQGARRVIACASHPVFSPPAAERLSEEGLFEQVVVTNSIPIPADRTFPQLQVLSVANMLGEAIWRIHEESSVSSMFR; this is translated from the coding sequence GTGACCGGATTCCTGACTGCAGCCCGCGCCGAACAGGAGAAGATTCAGCACGACACCCGTCGTCTGAGGCTGTTCAGCGGCACCTCGAACCCAGGGCTATCCCGTGAGATTGCCGCCTACCTCGGCGTGCCTGATGGTCCAAGGGTTTGCAAGCGCTTTGCAGACGGTGAGCTGTACGTCCAGATTCAGGAATCCATTCGCGGCTGCGACGTCTTCTTGATTCAGCCCACTTGTGCTCCGGTGAACGATCACCTCATGGAGTTGCTGATCATGGTGGATGCCTGCCGGCGCGCCTCAGCACGTCAAATCACCGCGGTGGTCCCGTATTACGGCTACGCCAGGGCTGACCGCAAAACGGCTGGACGTGAGTCCATCACCGCAAAGCTCACCGCGAATCTGCTGGTGACCTCGGGAGTGGACCGGGTGCTGGCCATGGATCTTCATTCGGCTCAGATCCAAGGCTATTTCGACATTCCCTGCGATCACATCTACGGGTCACCCGTGCTGGCGGATTACCTCTCTGATCAAGATCTTGGTGATTTGGTTGTGGTGTCTCCCGATGTCGGTGGTGTTGCCCGGGCACGCGCCTTCGCCAAACAAATGGATGATGCGCCGCTGGCCATCATCGACAAACGACGGACCGGCCACAACATGGCTGAAAGCCTGACCGTGATCGGTGATGTGGATGGACGCACCGCCATTCTCATCGACGACATGATCGATACCGGTGGCACCATCTGCGCTGGCGCCCGTCTGCTGCGTCAGCAGGGAGCACGCCGTGTGATTGCCTGTGCCTCCCACCCGGTGTTTTCTCCTCCTGCCGCAGAACGCCTCTCAGAAGAAGGGCTGTTTGAACAGGTCGTTGTGACCAATTCGATCCCGATTCCTGCGGACCGCACATTCCCGCAGCTCCAAGTGCTCTCCGTCGCCAACATGCTCGGAGAAGCCATTTGGCGCATCCATGAGGAGAGTTCCGTCAGCTCCATGTTCCGCTGA
- a CDS encoding pseudouridine synthase, whose protein sequence is MMQQRLQKLIAAAGLCSRRRAEEWMLQGRVAVNGQVASLGDQADPSSDQITIDGKPLPMGTAPRVLLLNKPMGVISSCHDPQGRPTVLELIPLAFRQGLHPVGRLDADSRGALLLSNHGDLTLKLTHPRYEHQKTYQVTVAGAPSQGSLQRWREGIELDGSRTLPALVRLISRRQGNSKLEVTLREGRNRQIRRTAAKLGHPVTDLKRIAIGGLSLGSLPEGCWREIPEQEWRSLISNA, encoded by the coding sequence TTGATGCAACAGAGATTGCAGAAACTGATCGCCGCTGCAGGACTCTGCTCAAGACGCCGAGCAGAGGAGTGGATGCTTCAAGGCCGTGTAGCCGTGAATGGCCAAGTGGCATCCCTAGGAGATCAAGCTGACCCTTCCAGCGATCAAATCACGATTGATGGCAAGCCCCTGCCGATGGGAACCGCACCAAGAGTGCTGCTACTCAACAAACCGATGGGTGTGATCAGCAGTTGCCATGACCCCCAGGGTCGGCCCACCGTTTTAGAGCTGATCCCCCTGGCGTTCAGGCAGGGACTGCACCCGGTGGGCCGCCTGGATGCGGACAGCAGAGGAGCACTGCTGCTGAGCAACCATGGTGACCTCACCTTGAAACTCACGCATCCCCGCTACGAGCACCAGAAGACCTATCAGGTGACGGTGGCTGGAGCACCAAGCCAAGGGAGCCTGCAACGCTGGCGAGAGGGCATCGAACTGGATGGATCCCGCACCCTGCCGGCCTTGGTGCGCCTGATCTCAAGACGACAGGGCAACAGCAAGCTAGAGGTGACCCTCCGAGAAGGACGGAACCGCCAGATCCGCAGAACTGCAGCCAAACTGGGACATCCAGTGACCGATCTGAAGCGGATCGCGATCGGAGGCCTCTCCCTTGGATCCTTACCAGAGGGCTGCTGGAGAGAGATCCCCGAGCAAGAATGGCGGAGCCTGATCAGCAACGCATGA
- a CDS encoding RodZ family helix-turn-helix domain-containing protein: MALIQRSLFSLWRKQRTQESTGDDLASDADPLFEAGRRLREHREQRGLSLRDLSREVRITTPVLEALERGWSDRLPEPAYLVAMLHRLEQYLDLEPESLSGALPKHFFQQQLPKDQRRTRFTLGSIDIFTTWQGSVVYGVVITVSLLALNQQQRQLAINNTKSFTPVALNLQQPDKQEATQPAPGLLELNLLQPSTIIISSEGGETSDLRGVTGELKLQLLPPLELRVEPAPDEGAVQWNGRPQQPIQEAAGTYRLSQASARKP; this comes from the coding sequence ATGGCTCTGATTCAACGTTCACTCTTCTCGTTGTGGAGAAAGCAGCGCACGCAGGAATCAACGGGAGACGACCTCGCCTCTGATGCCGACCCCCTGTTCGAAGCAGGGCGGCGATTGCGGGAGCACCGTGAGCAGCGCGGCTTAAGCCTCCGGGATCTATCCCGTGAAGTGCGCATCACGACCCCAGTTCTGGAAGCCTTGGAGAGGGGCTGGTCCGATCGCCTCCCCGAGCCGGCCTACCTGGTGGCCATGCTTCACCGGCTGGAGCAATATCTCGATCTCGAACCAGAAAGTTTGAGCGGTGCCCTGCCCAAACACTTCTTCCAGCAACAACTGCCGAAGGATCAACGGCGCACTCGCTTCACGCTGGGCAGCATCGACATCTTCACCACCTGGCAAGGCAGCGTGGTGTACGGCGTTGTGATCACGGTCTCACTGCTGGCGTTGAACCAGCAGCAACGGCAACTGGCCATCAACAACACCAAATCGTTCACGCCAGTGGCACTCAACCTGCAACAGCCAGACAAACAAGAGGCAACCCAGCCAGCACCTGGTTTGCTGGAACTGAACCTGCTGCAACCCAGCACCATCATCATCAGCAGTGAAGGTGGCGAGACCAGCGACTTGCGCGGCGTGACCGGTGAACTGAAATTGCAACTGCTTCCACCCCTGGAGTTACGCGTGGAACCGGCACCCGATGAGGGTGCGGTGCAATGGAACGGACGTCCCCAACAGCCCATCCAGGAGGCCGCCGGGACTTATCGCCTTTCCCAGGCCTCGGCGCGCAAGCCGTAA
- a CDS encoding glycoside hydrolase family 10 protein: protein MRRRLTVALAGVLALWMGAPVAAGLPTAQRKRTLGVWLTNSPSRLYYDRAEMTRALNELQAAGFNAIYPNVWSRGTTFHRSQFAPVEPALIKAGIELDPICTLAKEARHRGMTIIPWFEYGLMEPADAAVVQNNPEWVLAKANGSRSMTMHGKQMSWLNPAHPQVRERFIGLVLEVMQRCRVNGLQLDDHFAWPVEFGYDAYTSALYEQDTGAPPPKNHTNRYWMRWRRRQLTGLLRELRQRLNKESLPQRISLSPGPFRFAYNHWLQDWELWAVGELIDDLVVQNYAYSLKGFAKDLNQPALRKARQWGLPIQIGILAGFGKRTTPIPILAEKKRLSNEQGYGVIYFYWEGLWGVHSGIEGASFRRKALQQMGSVN, encoded by the coding sequence ATGCGTCGGCGACTGACGGTTGCGCTTGCTGGGGTGTTAGCCCTGTGGATGGGTGCACCGGTTGCAGCCGGTTTGCCCACTGCTCAACGCAAGCGCACGCTCGGGGTTTGGCTCACCAATAGTCCAAGCCGGTTGTATTACGACCGGGCAGAAATGACTCGAGCCCTGAATGAACTGCAAGCTGCTGGGTTCAATGCCATTTATCCCAACGTTTGGAGTCGGGGCACCACCTTCCACCGCAGCCAGTTTGCTCCTGTTGAACCGGCCTTGATCAAAGCCGGCATTGAGCTCGATCCCATCTGCACCCTGGCGAAAGAAGCCCGCCATAGAGGCATGACCATCATTCCCTGGTTCGAATACGGCTTGATGGAACCGGCCGACGCAGCCGTGGTGCAAAACAACCCCGAATGGGTGCTCGCCAAGGCGAATGGCAGCCGCAGCATGACGATGCACGGCAAGCAGATGTCTTGGTTGAATCCAGCGCATCCACAAGTGCGTGAACGTTTCATCGGGCTGGTGCTTGAGGTGATGCAACGCTGCCGCGTCAATGGCCTCCAGTTGGATGACCACTTCGCGTGGCCCGTGGAATTTGGCTACGACGCTTACACCTCTGCCCTGTACGAACAGGACACAGGGGCACCACCTCCCAAAAATCACACCAACCGCTATTGGATGAGATGGAGACGCCGCCAACTCACGGGATTGCTGCGTGAACTTCGCCAGCGACTCAACAAAGAATCCTTGCCACAGCGCATCAGCCTGTCGCCGGGGCCCTTTCGGTTCGCTTACAACCACTGGCTCCAGGATTGGGAACTGTGGGCAGTGGGCGAACTGATCGACGATCTCGTCGTTCAGAACTATGCCTATTCACTGAAAGGGTTTGCCAAAGACCTGAATCAACCTGCTCTGCGTAAGGCCAGACAGTGGGGCCTTCCCATACAAATTGGCATACTCGCTGGATTTGGAAAACGCACGACACCTATTCCAATTCTTGCCGAGAAAAAACGGCTTAGCAATGAACAAGGCTACGGCGTGATCTACTTCTATTGGGAGGGATTATGGGGGGTCCACAGCGGCATAGAAGGGGCATCTTTTCGCAGAAAAGCTTTGCAACAGATGGGAAGCGTGAACTAA
- a CDS encoding NAD(P)-dependent oxidoreductase, whose protein sequence is MLANDAFRDRSPDQVRVVVFGATGYIGRFVVKELVQRGYNVVAFARERSGIGGRQGQDSVIADFPGAEVRFGDVTQPDSLAAQAFDQPTDVVISCLASRTGGRKDSWAIDYEATLNTYEQGRQAGMAHFVLLSAICVQKPLLEFQKAKLALEAKLREGDDVSYSIVRPTAFFKSLGAQVESCRKGAPYVMFEGGELASCKPISEADLAAFIVDCVADRDKVNQVLPIGGPGAALSARQQGEMLFKALGKKPWMISLPIALMDVPVGVLEFLSQRFPALQDTAEFGKIGRYYAAESMLVWDEQRQQYDSDATPSYGTDTLEQFFERVVRDGMEGQDLGDAALF, encoded by the coding sequence ATGCTTGCGAACGACGCGTTCCGTGACCGATCGCCCGACCAGGTGCGCGTTGTGGTTTTCGGCGCCACCGGTTACATCGGACGGTTCGTGGTGAAAGAGCTGGTGCAGCGTGGCTACAACGTGGTGGCGTTCGCCCGCGAGCGCAGCGGCATTGGCGGTCGCCAGGGGCAAGACAGTGTTATTGCTGATTTCCCCGGCGCTGAGGTTCGCTTCGGCGATGTCACCCAACCGGATTCATTGGCTGCCCAAGCCTTTGATCAACCCACCGATGTGGTGATCAGCTGCTTGGCATCACGAACGGGTGGCCGCAAGGATTCATGGGCCATTGACTACGAAGCCACCCTGAACACCTACGAGCAGGGGCGACAGGCGGGGATGGCTCACTTCGTGTTGCTCTCGGCCATTTGCGTGCAGAAGCCGCTCTTGGAATTTCAGAAAGCGAAACTGGCCTTGGAAGCCAAGTTGCGTGAAGGCGACGACGTCAGTTATTCGATTGTGCGACCCACTGCCTTTTTTAAAAGCCTCGGTGCTCAAGTTGAAAGCTGTCGCAAAGGTGCTCCCTATGTGATGTTTGAAGGAGGAGAGCTCGCCAGTTGCAAACCCATCAGCGAGGCCGATTTGGCTGCTTTCATCGTCGATTGCGTCGCTGATCGTGACAAGGTCAATCAGGTGTTGCCGATCGGGGGACCTGGTGCTGCCTTGAGTGCTCGTCAGCAGGGGGAAATGCTGTTCAAGGCTCTCGGCAAGAAGCCCTGGATGATTTCTCTCCCGATTGCCCTGATGGATGTTCCCGTGGGTGTTCTGGAGTTCCTTTCGCAGCGGTTTCCAGCGCTGCAAGACACTGCCGAGTTTGGCAAGATCGGTCGCTACTACGCCGCTGAGTCCATGTTGGTGTGGGACGAACAGCGCCAGCAATACGACAGTGATGCAACGCCGTCCTATGGCACCGACACCCTGGAGCAGTTCTTTGAGCGTGTTGTGCGCGACGGGATGGAAGGCCAGGATCTCGGTGATGCGGCACTGTTCTGA
- a CDS encoding sensor histidine kinase, which yields MTVSSGASLFLGITIGVLTSWALRHRWPRQDRKRQDASKTPPVISGYSLSTAQLLAWIDAATQGWLILTPDLTIGYLNSRAERLLRFSSNLLVRGQPLDHVLSVPQLEEAIVSVRHQQRPQRCEWDQQGAPLEAIVLPGSDEWLLVLLQSRQSLEAQQQQQERWVSDVAHELKTPLTALMLVSDRLEGSVSDQDSVLVERLQRELKRLQLMVEDLLELSRLENVLPHEQGSYSPVCLDQLVDAAWNSIRPLADHRQVSLMLNTEEPGPLLGDQSRLHRAVLNLLDNALRYSPDGNCVEVEILPSGGWWLLSVRDHGPGLSERDLSNMFQRFYRGDPSRARSNRSGSGLGLSIVQQIAVNHGGRVQARNHPDGGTSIELLLPRGVR from the coding sequence ATCACCGTGAGCTCAGGCGCATCGCTCTTTCTTGGCATCACGATCGGTGTGTTAACAAGTTGGGCGCTGCGCCATCGCTGGCCCCGCCAGGATCGGAAACGACAGGACGCCAGCAAAACGCCACCGGTGATCTCGGGCTATTCGCTCAGCACAGCCCAATTGTTGGCTTGGATTGACGCCGCCACCCAGGGATGGTTAATCCTCACACCGGATTTGACCATCGGCTACCTCAATTCCAGGGCCGAACGCCTACTGCGGTTTTCCAGCAATCTTTTGGTGCGCGGACAACCACTCGACCACGTGTTGTCCGTGCCTCAGCTTGAAGAGGCGATTGTCAGCGTGCGACATCAGCAGCGACCGCAGCGCTGCGAATGGGATCAACAAGGTGCTCCCTTGGAAGCGATTGTTCTGCCAGGCTCGGATGAATGGCTGCTGGTGCTCCTGCAGAGTCGCCAGTCCCTGGAGGCGCAGCAGCAGCAACAGGAGCGATGGGTAAGCGATGTCGCCCATGAATTAAAGACACCTCTCACCGCTTTGATGCTGGTGAGTGACCGTCTGGAGGGATCCGTATCTGATCAGGACAGTGTTCTGGTGGAGCGTCTGCAACGGGAACTGAAACGCCTGCAGCTGATGGTGGAGGATCTACTGGAGCTGTCCCGGCTGGAGAACGTGCTTCCCCACGAACAAGGGAGCTACTCACCGGTCTGCCTGGATCAACTGGTGGATGCGGCTTGGAACAGCATTCGCCCTCTGGCGGATCACCGACAGGTGTCACTCATGCTCAACACCGAAGAGCCAGGGCCGCTGCTGGGAGATCAGAGTCGACTGCATCGCGCCGTGCTCAATCTTCTCGACAATGCCCTGCGGTATTCACCCGATGGGAACTGTGTTGAAGTGGAGATCCTCCCGAGCGGAGGGTGGTGGTTGCTCTCCGTTCGAGACCATGGCCCTGGCTTGAGCGAGCGCGATCTCAGCAACATGTTCCAACGCTTTTATCGCGGCGACCCGTCTCGCGCCCGCTCCAATCGCAGCGGCAGTGGTCTGGGACTATCAATCGTGCAGCAAATCGCCGTCAATCACGGCGGCAGGGTGCAAGCCAGGAATCACCCTGATGGTGGTACCTCCATCGAACTGCTGCTTCCCCGCGGCGTGCGCTGA